CGAACAACCGCCAAAGAGCAAAGGCATCAAAAAACTAATATTCAATTTCGGAGAAAATAGAAAAACTGATGTTTTCCCACGAAGCGCAAAAGAATACGACAAAATCTTCGCCACATTAGGTTACAAAAAATTACTAGAAAAATACCCATTATTCACCTCAAAATTCATCAAAAAAGTATATCCAAAAATGCCACAAAATATTTCAGAATTCATGATTTTAGGATATAAAAAACCTTAACCCCCTCCCCCATGCCCTCCAAGTTTCGACTCATTCTTCTCCCGCTTCTCGCCTTAACTTTCCTCTTGCTAACCCCCGGTTGCGGAGATGAATTACCCCCGGACCAGACCTCAAATTATGAAGAAGACGTCAAACCCCTAATCGAAACCGACGAAAAAGCCACGGTGCGCGGCAGCTGCAATTTCATCAACGAACAAAGCGTTTGTGTCGATTTTGTGGGATCTCTGTTCACCGAAGAACGAATGAAATTATCCTGCACCGAAGGTACTTTCTCCCTCGATTCCTGCCCCTACTCGGACTTGGGCGGCTGCCAAGCCACCCCGGGCACGGTTTCCGAAAGCATTGCCTGGTCTTACGATTACGGCGGCTCCCCCATTTCCGTTGAAGAAGCGGGATATCAAGCTCAAGCCTGCAATGCCATGGACATCGGAAAATGGGTTTTGCCCGAGGATTTATTGCAAACGAATTAAATTTTAATCCCACTCCTATCCATGCAAAAAATCATTAAAAATCTAGAAAAAAACGGATTCCAAGTCATTCATGTAGCCACAGCCAAAGAAGCGTGTGAAGAAGCTAAAAAAATCCTAAAAAACGCACAATCCATTGGTCTGGGAGGCTCCGAAACCGTAAAAGAAATTGGGCTGTTGGACTGGATGCGCCAGGAAAAAACATTTCATCTTTTTGACCAATACGAACCCGGGATCTCCATGGAAGAAAACAAAGAACGTCGCCGCCAAGGAATGCTCGCCGATGTATTTGTGGCCAGCTCCAATGCCTTATCCGAATCCGGATTTCTCATCAACGTAGATGGTTCCGGCAATCGAACCGCGGCCTTCTCCTATGGCCCCAAAAAAGTCCTTTTAATTGTAGGTAAAAATAAAATCGTAAAAGGCACCGAACAAGGATTTAAAAGAATCAATAAAATAGCCGCTCCCAAAAACGTAGAACGACTGAACCAAAAAGCGCTCCTCCACAACAAACCTCCCAAATACACCATTAAAAATATCCAAAACGTTTTTTCTGTGATTAAAAAATCCGACGAAAAAAATCGAATCATTATCATTTTAGTAGAAGAATCCTTGGGATATTAAATTAAACGCTCTCATTTCTTGCAATCAGGGATCCATGATAAGCTTTGCATAAGAATTTTTCACCCCTAACCCTCTCCCCATGAAAGGTTTTCACTCCAACATTGAAAAAGCCACTGTGGAAAACGCCAATTTCCGCAAAGTGCTCTACACCGGCAAACACTGCCAACTCGTGCTCATGTCTCTCAAACCCAACGAAGAAATCGGCATGGAAGTCCACCCGGACAACGACCAATTCTTCCGTTTTGAAAAAGGCCAAGGCAAAGCCATCATCGACGGAAACGAATACTTACTCGCAGACGGCGACGTGATCATCGTTCCCTGCGGCGCGCAACACAACATCATCAACACCTCCGCCTCCGAAGATTTGAAACTGTACACGATCTACTCCCCTGCCCATCACAAAGACGGCATTGTCCGCGCCACCAAAGCAGAGGCCGAAGCGCAAGAAGCGGAATTCGACGGAAAAACAACCGAGTAAAAAGCATAAACCATTTGCTTTTTAACCTCTTTTTTTATGTTCCAAGAATTTAAAAAATTCGCCATCAAAGGCAATGTCATGGACATGGTCATCGGCGTCATCATTGGCGGTGCGTTCGGGAAAATCGTCAGCTCCTTGGTCGCAGACATCATCATGCCCCCGATCGGCGTACTCACCGGCGGGATGGATTTCTCAACACTTTCTCTCACCTTAAAACAAGCCACCGACACCGACCCCGCGGTCACGCTCAACTACGGCATTTTCATCAATACCATGATTGATTTCCTCATCATTTCCTTCTCGATTTTCATCCTCGTGAAACAACTCAATAAGCTTAAGAAGAAAGAAGAAACAAAAGCGGAAAAAACATCGGAAGAAGTCCTATTGCTCCGAGAAATAAGAGATGCGCTCAAGAAAAAATCCTGTTAAGATAATCCACGAAATATTTTTTATAAAATCATTATGAAAAATGCCATTCGCACCCTCTTGCGCGGCGTGGGACAAGTGATGTTGCAAAACAACGCGCTCACCGGACTCTTATTTTTAGCCGGGATTTTTTACAACTCATGGATTTTTGGAGTGGGCGCACTCTTGGGAAACGTTATCAGCACACTTTTTGCATTGATTTTCAAAAACTCAAAACAGGACATCGAAAACGGTTTATACGGATTCAACGGAACTTTGGTAGGCATCGCGGTGTGGTTCTTTTTCGGAGTTAGTGTAACCACAACCGTGGCCATCATACTCGGAGCCATTCTCTCCACTGTAATCATGCACGAGATGAAAAAAAGAATGCCGGCCTTCACCGCACCTTTTGTCCTTGCGACTTGGGTGATAATTTTCGGGCTTCCCTTTTTCCATCTCTCCTCCTTAGCCAATTCCACGTTACCCGCAGAAACCTCCCTCAATGCACTCTCCGCAAGCGGTATGGGATTCGGGCAAGTCATGTTTCAAGGAAATATCGTCACCGGCGCCCTGTTCCTTTTAGCCCTCATTGTCAGCTCTCGCACCGCCGCCCTTTACGCGCTTTACGGCTCCTTATTGGGAGGAGCCTTCGCTTTGTTACTCTCCTTGCCTCTCGCCTCCATCAACCTCGGGCTCTTTGGCTACAACGCCGTGCTTTGCGGCATCGCCTTGAGTGACAAAAAATGGAGCGCATTTTTATTCGCCACATTCGCCATTCTCTTATCCGTTTTCCTCCAATACGGTTTGGGCCAAATCGGACTCATCACTCTCACCGCCCCGTTCGTAATTGCGACCTGGGGAACTTTATTAATAAAAAAATTATTGCATGGCACGACCGCACATTAAAGTTTTATTTGCCGGAGGCACGATCGGAATGGTCAAAAACCCGCACACCGGCGCCCTCGAGCCCGTCACCAACCCGGACGCCATTTTCCGCCTCATCCCGGAGATTCAAAAAGAAATGCACCTCGAATTCGAATGGGTCATGAACATGGACAGCACCAACATGAAACCCGAAAACTGGGCCACACTCGCCACCTGCATCCACGACCAATACGACAAATACGACGGTTTCGTAATCGCGCACGGCACCGACACCATGGCGTACACCGCCTCCGCTCTCTCATTCGCCCTACAAAAACTCAGCAAACCCGTGATCCTCACCGGAGCCCTCATCCCGCTCAGCGAACTCGGCAGCGATGGGCGAAACAATCTGATTTACGCGTGTGAAGTTGCCACTTACGACCTCGCCGAAGTGGCCATTGTTTTTGGGAGTAAAATCTTACGAGGCAATCGCACCACCAAATCTCGTGAAGCGCTGTTCAATGTCTTTAAATCCTACAATTACCCGCTTTTGGGAGAAATCAAACATCCGGCCGTGCTCAATTCATGGCGCAAAAAACGTCGCAAGCGCATCCTGGAATTTCGCCCTCAATTTAATAACAAAGTAGCCATGATCACGGTTTTTCCTGGCTTTGAACCGGATTGCCTGTCCCGCATTCTTCAAGCCGGGATCGAAGGCATCGTGCTCCGTGGGTTTGGTCCGGGGAATATCCCCCACAATCTCATGCCCATTTTAAAAAGAGAAATCGCCAAAGGAATCCCGATAGTGGTCAGCACACAAATGGAACACGGCAGCACCAATCTTCGCTCTTACGAAGTGGGATATCAAGCCCTCAAAGCCGGCGTGATCGAAGCCAAAGACATGACCACCGAAGCCTGCCTCACCAAACTCATGTGGTGCTTGGGTCACACGCACAATATGGGGAAAATCAAAACCATGATGGCAACGGATTTTGCCGGAGAAATTACGATGGAAGAATAGCTTTATTTTTTATCGTCTTTTTGCTTATTTCTCCAATCCAACACCGCGTTTTGCAAAACCTTCAAAAACGATTCCGCGGTTCGATGCGTCATATTGATACGGCTTACAACCTTAATCGTGGTCGGTTTCATATTCGGCACAATGTATCCGAAATCGATGATCACTTCATTCTGATTGAGATTCACGGAAACCGCATTGGCGTAAGAACCGGCTTGTTGTTCTTCCGCGACCTTAAGTTGAACGGATTGTTGAGGGGCGCCTTTATCATCACCCTGAGCTTGCGCTTTTTGATCGGCCATAAAAATTGAAATTTAAAAAATAAATGAAAGAAACCATATAAATTATACCTTTTTATGGAGAAAAAAGCCAACCATGAAATTTAGGCATGGCTACGGATCTACGCTTCGCTTCCTGAGTGTTCAAAAACCCTTGCCAATTCCCACAACACTTCAAACAACGACTTCACTCCTTGCGCCACCTGAGAATACTCAATTTCCACAGCCAAAAAACGATCCGACACTTGAAAAATAAAAAAAACTTTCCTCCCCGCCACCCATATATCCCCGCCCATACCCCAAAACGTCCCTACATGCCGCGGCAATACCCGGCACAGTTGCAACACGCCCTCCCCCAACGGAAATCCTTCCTTTTTAGAATACGGCACCAACAATCGCGGTGGCACGGGACTCTCTTTCAACAACTCTAACAAAAGCGGCCGGGAAATGTCCCCGACCGCCGCAATCCAATCCGCTGATTCCCCCGAAGACGTTTGAAACGCCTTTTGGAAACGATTTCGAAACAAAAACCGATCCTCAATAAAACGGAAAGGCTTTTCTTTGAGCGCCTCTCCGTCACTGTTAGCAAAATATTTTTTAAGCTGAGGAATTAAAGTCGACAGTCGAGACTGTCGCGCTTGAATCACCCCGATTTGATCGTCACACCATTTCAGCAACGCATCGGGCGGATTCCCTTTATACATACGCATTCGACGTTTTTCATAAAAACAAACCAAACCCATCTCCTCCAGTCGTTCCAAAATCGAATACGTAGTCAACCGAGGGAGTGAAGCGCGTTCCGCCACCGTGCTCGCCGGAGCTTCGCCCAGGGCCAGTAACGTGAGATAGACCCGAGCTTGCCGAGGGCGGAGACCAAAATGGGTGAGTTCCGCTTCCAGCATAAGATGAAATTAAGGGAAAGGGATGAATATTAACCCGTGCACAAATAAAAGTCAAGACAATTTGACATTCAATAAAGAGAGACAATTACACGGCGTAAAATTAACCCGTTGATCTTACTCCGACAACAGATAGTTTTAATGTTAATAAACCATAAAAATAATATTAAAAACTGTGTCAAAATAAATAAACACAAATATTTTTTGACACGTTTTACGTCCTCCCATAGACTCGCCCTGCCTCTTCATTTTTTAACTCCTCATTTATGCATTTTCTCCTATTAAGAACGCACATATTGCGTGCCCCGTTTCTTTACCGGGCGCTTCGCTACGAAAACATCGGCGCCGACCTTTGCCATCCCGAAAACATTAAAAACATGTGGTACGGCCAATACGATGCCGTACTCATTCCCATGGCCGAATGGGACATCCCCCTCCTCGACTCCGTCCTAAAAACCATCAAAAGTCTTGGTGAAGTGCCGGTGTGGGTCCTAACACGCGCACTTCCACCCTTTTCAATGCGCGTCCAATATAAAAATCTTTTCAAGGGAGGCATTTATTTTCGCCCGTTCAACACGCCCTTCAAACTTTTATTAAAAGAATTCAATCGCATCGAAATCAAAAAGAATCACCGTCCTCAACTCAATTCAAACCTCAATCAAAAACAAATCCTTGTGAACGATTTATTGATTGATGTGGAAACTCGCGAAGTGGAACGCAACGGCAAATCGATTCATTTAAGAAATAAAGAATTCTCACTTTTACTGTGCTTGGCCAAAAATCCGGGAAAAGCGCTGACCCGCACCTTCCTTTTGGAAACCGTGTGGGATCGAAACACCAATATTCTCAGCAATACCGTAGATGTGCATATTAATCGCTTACGTCACAAAGTTGACGGATCGTCAACTGAGCCAATCATCAAAACAATCCCTTGTGTAGGCTATAAACTCGCATTTCAGAAAATCTCGGTCTAGGCCTTTACTCGTGAAAAGTTATGTGATAATTTAATCACACTTCACTTCCTTAAAGACCTCCATCTATGACCACGGACTCTTCTACCATCTTTTCAACCACTCCTTCCGATTTAAACGAAACTCATCTTAAGGAAATCGTTGAAAAGCTCTTATTGGTGCTGTCGGAAAAGGAAAGATACATCATCCAACATCGCTTCGCGATTGGAATGGATTCACGAAAAACCTTGGAGGCCATTGGAAAACACTTTGGAGTCACACGCGAACGCATTCGCCAAATTGAAAAAAATGCTTTCCGTAAGCTCAAAAGAAATGCGTTCAATACCCAACTCAAAATGATCAACGAAGTGGCCAAGGGCATTATCAAAAAACATGGAGGCCTTCTCATTGAAACCAAATTGATCAGCATTATTTTAAACACCCTTAAAAACATCTCTCCCGAGGACATCAATCCTCTTAAGTTATCGTTGACCCTTGATCCCGAACTCACTAAAATTGCAAACACCCTCGATTTTGAACCGCATTGGAGATACAACAGCATCAAGCTCCCGACCCTTCGCAAAATCAGTGAAGTGGGATCCAAACTCCTCACCGACCATAAGGATGTCATTGACCTCAAAACCATTACGCAAAAGGTCAAAAACATCATTCCAAATGAAGAAATCATAGATGCTCTCGTGGCTTCCGTACTCGAAATCGACAAAAAGACCAAATTCGTTAAAGAAGGCGTGGGACTCAAAGAATGGAGACACA
The genomic region above belongs to Candidatus Gracilibacteria bacterium and contains:
- a CDS encoding cupin domain-containing protein, with the protein product MKGFHSNIEKATVENANFRKVLYTGKHCQLVLMSLKPNEEIGMEVHPDNDQFFRFEKGQGKAIIDGNEYLLADGDVIIVPCGAQHNIINTSASEDLKLYTIYSPAHHKDGIVRATKAEAEAQEAEFDGKTTE
- a CDS encoding lactate utilization protein, with protein sequence MQKIIKNLEKNGFQVIHVATAKEACEEAKKILKNAQSIGLGGSETVKEIGLLDWMRQEKTFHLFDQYEPGISMEENKERRRQGMLADVFVASSNALSESGFLINVDGSGNRTAAFSYGPKKVLLIVGKNKIVKGTEQGFKRINKIAAPKNVERLNQKALLHNKPPKYTIKNIQNVFSVIKKSDEKNRIIIILVEESLGY
- a CDS encoding sigma factor-like helix-turn-helix DNA-binding protein translates to MTTDSSTIFSTTPSDLNETHLKEIVEKLLLVLSEKERYIIQHRFAIGMDSRKTLEAIGKHFGVTRERIRQIEKNAFRKLKRNAFNTQLKMINEVAKGIIKKHGGLLIETKLISIILNTLKNISPEDINPLKLSLTLDPELTKIANTLDFEPHWRYNSIKLPTLRKISEVGSKLLTDHKDVIDLKTITQKVKNIIPNEEIIDALVASVLEIDKKTKFVKEGVGLKEWRHINPRTLRDKINFILEHDKKPLHFEEISQKIRDLKFDSKRINVQAVHNELIRNDHFILIGRGIYALDKWGYKSGTVGEVLESILKDGKAKTREEIMRDVLKQRQVKKITIYLNLKSNAKIKALDGDRYQWVK
- the mscL gene encoding large-conductance mechanosensitive channel protein MscL, which translates into the protein MFQEFKKFAIKGNVMDMVIGVIIGGAFGKIVSSLVADIIMPPIGVLTGGMDFSTLSLTLKQATDTDPAVTLNYGIFINTMIDFLIISFSIFILVKQLNKLKKKEETKAEKTSEEVLLLREIRDALKKKSC
- a CDS encoding helix-turn-helix domain-containing protein codes for the protein MLEAELTHFGLRPRQARVYLTLLALGEAPASTVAERASLPRLTTYSILERLEEMGLVCFYEKRRMRMYKGNPPDALLKWCDDQIGVIQARQSRLSTLIPQLKKYFANSDGEALKEKPFRFIEDRFLFRNRFQKAFQTSSGESADWIAAVGDISRPLLLELLKESPVPPRLLVPYSKKEGFPLGEGVLQLCRVLPRHVGTFWGMGGDIWVAGRKVFFIFQVSDRFLAVEIEYSQVAQGVKSLFEVLWELARVFEHSGSEA
- a CDS encoding DUF3467 domain-containing protein; translated protein: MADQKAQAQGDDKGAPQQSVQLKVAEEQQAGSYANAVSVNLNQNEVIIDFGYIVPNMKPTTIKVVSRINMTHRTAESFLKVLQNAVLDWRNKQKDDKK
- a CDS encoding urea transporter, whose product is MKNAIRTLLRGVGQVMLQNNALTGLLFLAGIFYNSWIFGVGALLGNVISTLFALIFKNSKQDIENGLYGFNGTLVGIAVWFFFGVSVTTTVAIILGAILSTVIMHEMKKRMPAFTAPFVLATWVIIFGLPFFHLSSLANSTLPAETSLNALSASGMGFGQVMFQGNIVTGALFLLALIVSSRTAALYALYGSLLGGAFALLLSLPLASINLGLFGYNAVLCGIALSDKKWSAFLFATFAILLSVFLQYGLGQIGLITLTAPFVIATWGTLLIKKLLHGTTAH
- a CDS encoding response regulator transcription factor; the protein is MHFLLLRTHILRAPFLYRALRYENIGADLCHPENIKNMWYGQYDAVLIPMAEWDIPLLDSVLKTIKSLGEVPVWVLTRALPPFSMRVQYKNLFKGGIYFRPFNTPFKLLLKEFNRIEIKKNHRPQLNSNLNQKQILVNDLLIDVETREVERNGKSIHLRNKEFSLLLCLAKNPGKALTRTFLLETVWDRNTNILSNTVDVHINRLRHKVDGSSTEPIIKTIPCVGYKLAFQKISV
- a CDS encoding asparaginase translates to MARPHIKVLFAGGTIGMVKNPHTGALEPVTNPDAIFRLIPEIQKEMHLEFEWVMNMDSTNMKPENWATLATCIHDQYDKYDGFVIAHGTDTMAYTASALSFALQKLSKPVILTGALIPLSELGSDGRNNLIYACEVATYDLAEVAIVFGSKILRGNRTTKSREALFNVFKSYNYPLLGEIKHPAVLNSWRKKRRKRILEFRPQFNNKVAMITVFPGFEPDCLSRILQAGIEGIVLRGFGPGNIPHNLMPILKREIAKGIPIVVSTQMEHGSTNLRSYEVGYQALKAGVIEAKDMTTEACLTKLMWCLGHTHNMGKIKTMMATDFAGEITMEE